AAAAACGGGGCTGTCGGCGCTGTAGAATTTTGTAATGAAAAAGCATACCCCTTAACAGATAGTATGGCAGTTGTACATAATGCAAAAATTAAAAGGGTGAGCGATAAACCAAGAAACGCTAACAACCAAGCTAGCGAAAATGAGCTGGAGTATATTGAATTTTTCAAATCAAAAATCAATAATAAAGAGTCTTATGAACCTATCGTAGAAAACAATAATGGAAAAATTAATTATTACTCTCCAATTGTAACAAATACCATGTGTCTAAACTGTCATGGGATACCGGAGACGAATATAGACCCCAAGGTTACCCAAATATTGAATGATAGATACCCATATGACCAGGCAACTGGTTACAAAGAGAACGAGGTAAGAGGTATTTGGAGTATAACTTTTAACAATGAACAAAATAAGTAAGATATGACATCAGTAATTCCTATTCAAAATTTAAAATGTGGTGGCTGTGCAAAAACAATCATCTCAAAATTAGAAGAGATTTCATCGATTACCAATGTAT
The genomic region above belongs to Maribacter hydrothermalis and contains:
- a CDS encoding Tll0287-like domain-containing protein: MKKAFFLLATIFVFSCKDSPKVNDGNTIDRIDTIDTNKTSLINDSIFLEKGKNYAQSTQKILGKNLMASLQKNGAVGAVEFCNEKAYPLTDSMAVVHNAKIKRVSDKPRNANNQASENELEYIEFFKSKINNKESYEPIVENNNGKINYYSPIVTNTMCLNCHGIPETNIDPKVTQILNDRYPYDQATGYKENEVRGIWSITFNNEQNK